Proteins from a single region of Rana temporaria chromosome 5, aRanTem1.1, whole genome shotgun sequence:
- the EN2 gene encoding homeobox protein engrailed-2, with translation MEENDQNHREVEQHQESGDESNRGILLQAPGNHHRVTNFFIDNILRPEFGRRKEAHHDELYLGRDIVARSGNEPSQHRGSATEGEGASKAITVTQDKKNEVAMEGTRKPRALSGDHSMSSDSDSSQASSTTKSKQPMLWPAWVYCTRYSDRPSSGPRSRKPKKKTMVSKEDKRPRTAFTAEQLQRLKAEFQTNRYLTEQRRQSLAQELNLNESQIKIWFQNKRAKIKKATGNKNSLALHLMAQGLYNHSTTSKDSKSDSE, from the exons ATGGAAGAGAATGACCAGAACCACAGAGAAGTGGAGCAGCACCAGGAGTCAGGGGATGAGTCCAACCGGGGGATCCTGCTCCAGGCTCCAGGGAACCACCATAGGGTCACCAACTTCTTCATTGATAACATCCTGCGGCCGGAGTTCGGCAGGAGGAAGGAAGCCCACCATGATGAGCTCTACTTGGGCAGGGACATTGTGGCTCGGTCTGGGAATGAGCCCAGCCAGCACCGAGGCAGTGCCACCGAAGGAGAAGGGGCATCCAAAGCCATCACTGTCACCCAGGACAAGAAAAACGAGGTGGCCATGGAAGGAACCCGCAAACCCAGAGCCTTGAGTGGAGACCATTCCATGAGCTCGGACTCTGATAGTTCCCAAGCCAGCTCCACCACCAAGAGCAAGCAGCCTATGTTGTGGCCAGCCTGGGTCTATTGTACCAGGTACTCAGACAGACCTTCATCAG GTCCCAGATCCCGAAAACCAAAGAAGAAGACCATGGTCAGCAAAGAGGACAAAAGGCCCCGGACAGCGTTCACTGCGGAGCAGCTCCAAAGGCTGAAAGCTGAGTTTCAGACAAACAGGTATTTGACCGAGCAGAGAAGACAAAGTTTGGCTCAGGAACTGAATCTTAACGAGTCTCAAATTAAAATCTGGTTTCAGAACAAACGAGCTAAAATTAAAAAAGCGACAGGGAACAAAAACTCTCTGGCACTACATCTGATGGCACAAGGACTCTATAACCACTCCACCACCTCCAAGGACAGCAAATCAGACAGCGAATAG